The Desulfococcus multivorans DNA window ACCGGCGGATGCCCTCCGATTTATCGAGGAGGTGGGATATCCGGTGGTTTTCAAGCCCGATCGCGGGGTAGGGGCGGCCCATACCTTTCGCATCGACAATGAAAGGGATCTGGACCGGTTTTTCGAGGTGAGGCCTGCTGCCCGGTATATCATGGAGGAGTTCATCACGGGGACGGTCTGCTCCTTCGACGGCCTCGCCGACCGAAACGGCACCATCGTTTTCCATACCGCGCACGTCTTCAGTCAGGGGATCATGGAGACGGTTAACCAGGATATGGACATCTTCTACTATTCCTTGCGGGAGATTCCGGAGGACCTCGAAATTGCCGGGAGGAGCATCGTCGGGGCCTTCGATATCCGCGAACGTTTTTTCCATGTCGAATTCTTCCGGACGCCCGAGGGTCGACTGGTCGCCCTCGAAATGAACGCGCGGCCGCCGGGAGGCCTCACCACGGACATGTTCAACTACGCCAACAACATCGACATCTATGCCGCCTGGGCGGCCGTCATGACGGGTCAATCCGTGAATCTCGTCTACTCGCGTCCCTATCACTGCGCCTACATCGGCCGGAAGCTGAACAAGAACTATGTCCACTCCCATCGCGAAATCATGCAGGAGTACGGATACATGATCGTTCACCACGGCCCCATCGATTCGATCTTCAGCACCGCCATCGGCAACTACGGCTACCTCGTCAATGCGGAAAGCATCGAAAGTATCGAGGCGGCGGCGGGGTTTATTCAGGAAAAGATGTGATAAGGTGTTAAGGGCGTTAAGGTGTTAAGAGTGTTAAGGTTTTAAGGTTTTAGGGATTCAGGGGGTTAGCGGTTAAAGCAAAAGTCCCTCGTCCCCTAAAACCCTAAAACCCTAAAACCCTAACACCATAAAATCATTACGATCCGCGCCCCTTCAGTGGCACTTGAACGAAACCGCGTCGGGCGCGGTCCCTTTGCATGAAGTTCCGACACTTGAAGAAACCGAGAAGACCGACAGCGGCTGATGATTTCGGGGTCCAATACCCAGTTGGCCCCGCAGCGTAGGGGTTGACAAGCTGTCTCCTTAAATGTACATTCAACTGTACATTTAAGGAGATTTTGATATGAAAACTGTAACGTTTACCGATTTTCGAAAAAATGCTTCTGTTTTCATTACTGAAGTGGAACAGGGTGAGACCCTTATTATTTTACGACACGGGAAACCAGTGGCGGAAATTTCTCCATATCCTGATGAAGTTCCCCGAAAACCCTCATGGAAGAAACCCGGAATCCGATTGGAAATGAAGGGAAGCGATCTTTCTTCCGCTATTCTGGAAGAACGTGAAGGTGGCTCATGAAGCTGCTTGTTGATTCTTCAGCTTTTGCCAAAAGATATGTCCGGGAAGTTGGAAGCGAAAAACTGGATGATATTCTTCAGAATGCTTCTGAATTGGCTTTATGCGTCATTTTGTTGCCGGAGATCATTTCGGGTCTGAACAGGCGGTTGCGAGAAGGTGCTTTAACCGGTAAGGATTATCAAAAAGCAAAAAAATTCCTGATGGATGATGTGCATGATGCAACAGTGCTTCAACTGACCCCGGCAGTCATTTCACAAGCGCTCAAGCTTCTTGAGGATAATTTATTGCGCGCTATGGACGCCTTACATGTAGCCTGTGCTCTTGAGTGGAATGCGGAATTATTTGTCACATCAGACAGAAGGCAATTCGATGCAGCTGTAAATTCGGGGCTTCAGACCGAATACCTTGGTCAACCAATCGCTTGAGTGGACGCGAAGGATCATGTTTCGCGGTAGGTTGCCGAACTTCTGAATGAGTGAAACGCATATACTCAACTTTCACCCCCCGTCACTCCCCCTCCTTCAGCCTTCAGCCTCCAACCCATAACTTTGGGTGGATTTCGAAATGGTTTTATGCGATATTATGCAATATAACCAGAGAAGGAAAAACGCGAATCGATCATGGGCATTTCGTGCCGGAACATCAGCTACCGCTACCCCAACACGAACGGGTTCATCTTCAGGGATCTCTCCTTCGAAATGCCGGCGCCCGGCTTCAACGCATTCTTCGGTCCCTCGGGGGTCGGCAAGACCTCTTTCGCCAAAATTCTCTCCGGAAACATCCAGGGATACACCGGTCGTGTCGAAATGAAAGGCATCGAGCGTCTGGCCTATTCCTACAACCTCGAACGCCTCCCGGGATGGTCGACGGTGGGGCGGCACCTCGACAGGATCGTTCCGGCGAACCGACATGCCCTGATGCATGAACTGATCCCGGTCTTCGGCCTCGAGGCCTGCCTGGATCAACGGTTTTCCCAGCTCTCCCTCGGTCAGAAGAACCGGGTCAACCTCATCCGGTATCTGCTTCAGGACTTCCAACTGCTCATCCTCGACGAAAGCCTCGCCAACGTCGACGAGATGACGCGGGAGCGGATCATCCTCAAGATCAAGGAACATTTCCCTGAAACGTATTTTATCTATATATCCCACAATGTTGTCGAGGTGTCCAGATTCTGCCGGGAAATTCTCGTCTTCCGCGGCCTCGACAAACAGCCGTCGTCGGTGGTCGTCACCGGTCAGGATCTGGCGGCGGGAAAGGCTCTCGACAAGGCGGCCTTCGAGAAGACCGTTCTGGAGATCATGAATGCTGTTTAGGCG harbors:
- a CDS encoding type II toxin-antitoxin system VapC family toxin; translated protein: MKLLVDSSAFAKRYVREVGSEKLDDILQNASELALCVILLPEIISGLNRRLREGALTGKDYQKAKKFLMDDVHDATVLQLTPAVISQALKLLEDNLLRAMDALHVACALEWNAELFVTSDRRQFDAAVNSGLQTEYLGQPIA
- a CDS encoding type II toxin-antitoxin system Phd/YefM family antitoxin — its product is MKTVTFTDFRKNASVFITEVEQGETLIILRHGKPVAEISPYPDEVPRKPSWKKPGIRLEMKGSDLSSAILEEREGGS
- a CDS encoding ATP-binding cassette domain-containing protein, translating into MGISCRNISYRYPNTNGFIFRDLSFEMPAPGFNAFFGPSGVGKTSFAKILSGNIQGYTGRVEMKGIERLAYSYNLERLPGWSTVGRHLDRIVPANRHALMHELIPVFGLEACLDQRFSQLSLGQKNRVNLIRYLLQDFQLLILDESLANVDEMTRERIILKIKEHFPETYFIYISHNVVEVSRFCREILVFRGLDKQPSSVVVTGQDLAAGKALDKAAFEKTVLEIMNAV
- a CDS encoding ATP-grasp domain-containing protein, which translates into the protein MNVVYLSPHFPPNYYLFCVHLKQAGANVLGIGDTAYDQLRPELKEGLTEYYRVDDMSDYDQLLRACGYFTHIYGKLDRVASNNEHWLESEAGLRTDFNIQGLKIHQISRLILKSEMKKQFRNAGVAAARGKILKRPADALRFIEEVGYPVVFKPDRGVGAAHTFRIDNERDLDRFFEVRPAARYIMEEFITGTVCSFDGLADRNGTIVFHTAHVFSQGIMETVNQDMDIFYYSLREIPEDLEIAGRSIVGAFDIRERFFHVEFFRTPEGRLVALEMNARPPGGLTTDMFNYANNIDIYAAWAAVMTGQSVNLVYSRPYHCAYIGRKLNKNYVHSHREIMQEYGYMIVHHGPIDSIFSTAIGNYGYLVNAESIESIEAAAGFIQEKM